In Chanodichthys erythropterus isolate Z2021 chromosome 20, ASM2448905v1, whole genome shotgun sequence, the genomic stretch gtgtgtgtgtgtgtgtgtgtgtgttaatgttgGTCTGCTGGAGTCAGCCAAAGGCTGAACTGTTTTAGGAAAAGAATTCTTAGAAAAGAATCCTTCATCATTGTCATGGCAGCCCTCATTAGAAACCATAACGATTCTGAGCATAACGAACGTAACGGTCAGATGACAATTCACCTCTTAGATCTGAGGATGTTATTAAAACTCAAAACCATAACCAATAAAAATCTGTCAAATATGTGACTGACCCCAGCAGAGATTAATCGTCACACTCATTCACATGAGAGTTATATTTCTCCTCTTGAGTTCCATATCCTGTTACAATGCGTGGGTGACTGGATGAGTTCAGCAACCCTCagcactctctctttctctttctctgtgtattttaaagcatttgcttaggcatcacaacattgTATTACATCActttatatttgtgtgtataatttatttataaatacacaattataatttttttattatttaaaatattatttaaaaactattaagagtatttagttaatatattgatatactttataaatgcatttcaatgctaataattttaaaattttaaattttggaAAATAAGATGTACATtgtgttatatataatataaataattattaaataaaatgtttatacacacacacacaaacacacacacacacacacacacacacacacacacacacacacacacacacacacacacatatatatatatatatatagttttaaaactCCTTTAGCAGTGTCAAGATGTCAgtgttctctctcttttttgtcTTTCTAGCGGCTGTACAGTTTGTTTTGTCTCTGCTGGAGCCAGAACCAGCAAAAAGGCCAACAGTAAAAGCAGCAATGGAGGATAAATGGTTAAATGAGGGTTATGCCAAGAGACCCCTCCATACTGTAACTAATAAAAACAGGTACCTGCAAAATGAAATCTAATGCTAAAGTTACCTAAACAAACAGAGATGCAGAAAAAAACACAGATATCTTAAAATATCCATTCAACATTTCCTTATGTGTATATACATGTTGCTTCTTTAGGCTGCGTCCTGAGGATCTAAATTCAGCTGTGCTAAACTACATGACTGAATCTCTAGGCTACGGTCTTTCTGATATCATCCACACTGTCATCAGTAACAAGCCGTCTGCCATCTTAGCTTGCTACCATCTACTGCTGAAAAAACTCAACAGGCATCAGAAAGTTGTGAAGACCATgaaggtaaaaatgatatatgaagacaaaacatttcaaagtttggggtcagtaagattttttttttaagtgttagttcacccaaaaataacatttctgtctttaattactcaccctcatgtcgttccaaacccgtaagactttggttcatctttggaacacaaattaagatatttttgatgaaatccaagagtttttttttattttttatccccaatagaaagcaacgtaattaccgTCATTGAAGGTTctgaaaggtactaaagatatcattaaaatagtccatgtgactacagtggttcgaccttaaaggtgccctagaacgtctttttaaaagatgtaatataagtctaaggtgtcccctgaatgtgtctgtgaagtttcagctcaaaataccacatagattttttttaattcattttttaactgcctattttggggcatcattaactatgcaccgatatataggttgcggcccctttaattctcgtgctcccctcccccggagctcgcgcttgccttgaatagcataaacacagtttacacagctaatataaccctcaaaatggatctttacaagatgttcttcatgcatgctgcatgcatacattggatcatgtaagtatagtatttatttggatgtattacatttgattctgaatgagtttgatagtgctccgtggctaaagctaacattacacactgttggagagatttataaagaatgaagttgtgtttattaattatacagactgcaagtgtttaaaaatgaaaatagtgacgctcttgtctccatgaatacagtaataaactatagtaactttagccacatttaacagtaacgttacattagcaacatgctaacgaaacatttagaaagacaattcacaaatatcactaaaaatatcatgttatcatggatcatgtcagttattattgctccatctgccacttttcactgttgttcttgcttgcttacctagtctgatgattcagctgtgcacagatccagacgttaatactggctgcccttgtctaatgccttgaacatgggctggcatatgcaaatattggggtcatacatattaatgatcctgactgttacgtaacagtcagtgttatgttgagattcgcctgttcttctgaggtcttttaatcaaatgagatttacataagaaggaggaaataatggagtttgagactcactgtatgtcatttccatgtactgaactcttgttattcaactatgccaaggtaaattcaatatttaattctagggcatctttaaacattttatttattatttttttatattatattatatataaatcaaTATCATAACTTTTAATAGTCTGAAATAATGTTTTACATTTCAACTTatgtgtggcgaccagggcgggcgagagccgtgagggaacggcgcgaggccggtgacgcaagtgataacaagcatcacctgggaggcacaccggccttgagtctctcacggaggagctccggga encodes the following:
- the LOC137008873 gene encoding hormonally up-regulated neu tumor-associated kinase-like isoform X2; protein product: MEDKWLNEGYAKRPLHTVTNKNRLRPEDLNSAVLNYMTESLGYGLSDIIHTVISNKPSAILACYHLLLKKLNRHQKVVKTMKV
- the LOC137008873 gene encoding hormonally up-regulated neu tumor-associated kinase-like isoform X1 gives rise to the protein MEDKWLNEGYAKRPLHTVTNKNRLRPEDLNSAVLNYMTESLGYGLSDIIHTVISNKPSAILACYHLLLKKLNRHQKVVKTMKGGREP